DNA sequence from the Nicotiana tomentosiformis chromosome 3, ASM39032v3, whole genome shotgun sequence genome:
tagattaattacccataaggtttacacattagggttgggtcacaaccctagagaaaatctagctactcataataaaaattgaataaaataaagaagaagaactAATTAAAGCCTAATACaaaattaaattgataaaactaATGTTTCTTCACCCAAAATGGTCACAAATTACCCAAAGTAGTAAAGTATAATGGCTACAACACTAAAAACTATCAAACTTTCcctaaaaaagtatttttcatcTATTTATAGTTgcccaaaattcgctgacaaaaatgccctgcgagaggttctgcggccgcacaattccatgtacggtccgcacttttcttggCTCTGCAGGTGGAGGATTTCTGCATCCGCACAATTTAGTCTGTGGCTGCACTTTTCCTTCTGCGGCTGCACTTTTGGCAAGGCTTCACAGTTGGTCATTTTACACACTCTctaaactttttgaattcttgtcagtgcAACCATGTTTTGCGGCCACACTAattatgtgtggtccgcacttttctaaTCATCCTCTGAGCTTCAGCACCAGATCTGCGGACGCGGAGGTAATTCTGGGGTCCGCACTttcttctgtggccgcagaattccttcagTGGACCGCACTTTTGACCTGCTGCACTCTTTCTTGCTTTATGAgctggaacactcctttttgagttagatttatTCGTTGAGGTCCAATTCTCCAACATTCCTTtaatttgcacaattttattagttttggcAACAAAAATCAATACTTTcagactaaaactaaagcaagaaggtactaataagtgattaaaattcacacttatcaactcccccaaacttaagtctttgcttgttctcaagcaaatagattagttcccacATGCTCAAAGTGAAAGGGCATTTCAAAGAGTCGAATATAAGCCATTcatactcagttgggaccaacaatcaTCCACAATACTCATGCATTTCAACAAGGTGACAAATAACATATTATGCACATATagctctaatgtgacatttgagcttcaagaattgacttcactcatcaaggactcttgctctatcgtgtagatcatggtggactccaaactcttcttCCTCTACCTTCCATTTTCCAAGCTCACTTCAAGAGTTAGCACTCAATTTTTAGATCAatgaaaggttcactcttctctcccaaaagaatgtcacaagtaagcCTTCAAGTACCATAaacttgccccttatgtaaatcaccactaatgtaagcttactcagTTCAAAAtaaagtaggacttctttcggatTATAATAAAGGCTTTTGGATTGGGGTAGGATATCATATGGGATAAGTGGTTACGcccttccttaagcactccatattTTTATTGCTTGGATTACATTTACCAACTCTTAGAGGCATTTCCCTTTTTTGGGAggggctagagagacttgacatcactttTTCTTGTTCATTTCAGTCTTTTTCTCCCTTGACGTTCATACTAGAGATAGTTGTCTCATTTTGATTTCAGCAACCTTCCTTTTTATTCTCCTTTTggcattttctttttgttcttttcttttattgccttctcttttcataaagatcgtttcttttctctttttggtgccttgatacctctttcaaattcctcaactctccccccaaacttatgccttaagccacttatttcataagagtgttaaggaaggtccgaGTTCCAAGAGAGGATTACAACAAAATGGGTAAATGCTTGTAGCGTGGTTACCAATTAAGAAAGGCTAAAGGCTCGaagggggttgactagggataacaagtATTGGTTGgtaatagaaagctcaaacggaccaaggaaagcctacaattaTCTTCCAAACCAAGCAAACTTAGGATTTCATCTTGAAGCACATTcggagcaagttctagaccattcacacAAAATACTTAGACTAGCAATGAAAAACCATCTCACCCCTCATGCAACTAGACGGTAAAAGATCACTATGGTCTAATTAACTACTCAATGATTATCAAAGTTAACTTAAGagtctcaaagtcactaactagaactattttctttcaaaaccCTTGTTTCAAACAATAAGCACATAGTTACGTGTGTTGGTGCCAAATGAAGCATGAAAAACTCTTTTTAGAGAATAACTTGATTAgggcttttattcattactactactattattattacctaaacacaaaaacggactcattcccttaagaaaatTATCACATCATCCATCctcgggaagagtcacccggttcccACAATAGACCacttttggaaagaaccgtgacattaagaaaaacaaaggcttattatctataCTACTACGAAAAACATGAAAACtactaacataaaaagaagctactaacaaaacaaaaatcaaagtaaataattaaaaaaGCTAATGAAAGCAATAACTAACTAAAGATAGATAAACTAAAAAGAAACAGAATTATCGAGTTATTACAGTCCAAATTAATCCAGATGTGTCAAATGTATCAAATAAACCCCACCCCTCCCCccaaataaaagtaagcattgtccctaatgcttaacaaaataagatcaAAAGGAGAAAGGGTGAAGGAACTCCCTAAGTATCCTTGGACATCTTAGTGTCCCCAGCAACATCAACTCCTATTAGCTCAGACAACTGTATATCATCATCATTATATCTGGGAGTGGCGGGAGTGGCAAACATGGCACGCACTATGtcagcagtgtcggcagcaaggcatggctcatcagactggccagctggtgtaACCTATGCAGATGGAACTGGGGCGGACTGGTCTGGATCAAGCAGCATATCAAATGATAAATTCCTAGCTGTAGCTAGCCGGTTCACCTCTTTCCtaagcttgtccactgacttttTACTGGCTTTTGACTTTCTTATCTTCTTCACTTCTTTGATCAAGTCCTCAATAACTAAACCATGTTGTACCAGAGTGTCCATGATCaacttctggttgtccagaatcttgcGCAGCTTCTCATCAAGCTCAATAGAATTCGGCGATGTCTGTGTGGATGACTGCCCTGCAACAGTACTAGATATCTCAGACAACTTTGAAGTAGCTACATGCATCTAGTTATTGAGACTCGCCAatatctgggagactcgcaaAGCATAAAGTGGGCCTGTAGGCATGGGTATCGGCCTCAGAATTGGAGTAGGGATTGCCCTAGGAGTTATGGTAGGAGCTGAAGATGGTGGCGGAGGCATAGTTGTTGCACTGGTAGAGGGATCAGCTGATGTAGATGGAATATCAGTTGTGTCAGAAACTACCACTATcagctcatcagactggcctatagTAGTAGAAGGTTGAGCACTTTTCTTCTAGTTGGTCTGATCCTGCAGTGAATACCACTCTAACGGCTTCTTTGGCTTCATCTTTGTATCAAATGGCTTTGGATCTACCTTTGCATAAGTGAGGTACTCTGTGATAGTGCTGGGGTAGGGGTAAGCCGTGTTAGTTTGCTGCACTACCAaagagatgttggccgacatcaggacacccacattgattgggtacccaaCCATGATAGAAGCCACCAGAACTGCACGTGGAATAGGCAAGTTGTTCTCATTTAGGCATGGGTCAAGCCTGCTACACACAAAGGTCTAACAACCTTTTTCCTCAAAGCTCAATGTACTCTGCTTAATGGGTACCCCAGTTGTGATCTATGGTGGAGGTGGTTCCGGTGCTAAGATCTCAGCAAGCCACGGACATGCCTCTTCTTTCAAGGACAACTTCTCTAGGTACTCCTTCGGCTCCAAGTCCTCAAAACCCAAGTACACGTTCAGCGTGTGCTGATCAAATTTTACCTTAAGGTTGCGTACTTTGGTCACCTTTTTCCCCTTGCGATTGTGTGAAATGTTGGCATAGAAATTGCAGACAAGGTCGTCCTTGACATCTATGACCTTCTCAGTAAACAAAATCCATCCCGTTCTCGACCTGAACTGCCTCAACAATGCAGGGTTGTATATATCAAGATCCCTCAATAGGAATTGCCTCTCATGTGTCGATGATCTCACCAGCCACCATATTCAAAGCTCAGTGAAAGGAGACAAACTCACAAATCTGTCTTACCATGCTTCCTTCTTCTTTGTCCACTAAACCTCAGTGGATGTACCTTCTCCCCCTTTTCCATTATTTAGAATATCCTGAAATTCCTGTGCATCGGACTCTGGAGCAGCTAGCTCGAAAGCCTGGCTAGAATTATCCGAACCCTCGGAAGTGTTGTGAGATAATGAAGCCACATCTAGGGTCTCAGATCGCCCCTGTGGCCTGGACTGTGCAGTTGTCTGCTCCTCCGTAATAGACATGGAGTTGCCCTCGGAAGCCTCCCTAGAAGGGGCATAAGAACTAGACTCGAAGAGGTCTGCACCCCTCTCTCTGCCTGCTGTGGTCTTCTTTCGAATAGTTTTGGGCACACTGAGGGGCAAGGCACCTCTGCCTTAACCCCTAGAAGACTCTCCTCTACCCTTGGCAGTTTTGCCGTAGCCACGTGATCGAAACATTGTCTGTATCAAAACAAAGAGGATTGTTAGTTGAACATCATCATTCAACACAACTAGGACTTATGTGAGCAAGGGATAATAGTGTGGACATAGTAGGGTTTCATCAGAATGTCATGCTTGCAGAATATGGGATCTGCAGTCCATACTTTTCTGATGTGTGGCCTTAGAATGGGAGTGCGAACCGCACATTTTCATGCCCGGCCGCATTTCTGACAGGAAAATTTAGAGGCTTAGTTACCTCTTCTCTGAAGATAGTGCGATGGCAAAGTGTGGCCGAAGAATTGATCTACGGTCCGTGGAATCtttagtgcggtccgcacatctatTTTCTCAAGAGACAAATCTCTGATAGACAGTGCGGACCTAAGTGCGGTCATTCTAaaaattctgcggtccacacaattaaaagtgcggccgcagaagcactTGCCTTCACCAATTGACCAAAATAACCAAACTGCGGACCGCAAAAATTTAAGTGCGGCTGTAGATTCCAAAATTAACGAACAGTCAGTATTTTTTTACTTAGATTTTGCAATTGCCTGTACAAATCAGTATGGCAACATGGTATACACATCAAATCTAACTAACCCAACCCATTTTAGCATGTATTAATGATTACCAGTATAGATCTACCCCCACATGGATACATGGATGAACTCTAATAAAAGATGGCCTAAAAAAAagctaaaattttaaaaattaaactaaCATAAAAGATTAACATGAAGTGAAGCATACCAGATAAAGTGAGTGCACTAGGTGTGTGAGCACAGGTAGGTGTGTGTGGCTGACTGTGAAAATATCTCAGTAAAGCTTGTAGAGCAACAGTGATTTGCAAAATGAAGGGAAAACTTCTATTATACTCAAGCGTTTTGAAAGAGAAAAaagctgagtgcggccgcacaattccaagtaCGGTCCACACTCCTTCACCTGGGAAGCAGTGCTCTATATCacttgtgcggtctgcacaattttaAGTATGGCCGCACAATATCACTTGCGGTCACAGAATAGCCCAGCAATGACATGCTCAAACTTTAGAGAGTGTGCAATTTAGCACTTTGTCGAGCTTccaaaagtgcggtccgcatgtGAAATGTGTGGCCGTACAAGCTCTTCTATTGTAGCACAATTAATTCTGTGGCCACACAATTAGAATGTGTCTTTCGCATTTCCTTCAACACATCCATTTTTTGTCCACCCTTCTTGCATGTAACACTCaaccctgtagcacacttcaaatcaagttagaaacaACAAATaatacctaactacaaaagaaaaaggtaaagaacttgggttgcctcccaagaagcgtctgatttaacatcgcggcacgacaaAATGTCAAAGCATCTTCAAGTGAAGTAAATGACCTCCACCACACGGTTATCTCCAACCttgcccaagtagtgcttcacccggtgaccattgactcagaatacttcatatttttgttcttcaaatcCATTGCATCGGAAGGTGTCACACCAACGATTTCAAACGGGCCACTCTACTTGCATTTTAGCTTCCCcgaaaacatcctcaaccttgagttaaacaacaatataagatcacccaccttgaactctttgtttcaaatatatttttcataaagatatttcatcttttctttgtacaaagaCGAACTCTCATATGGATGGTACTAGAACTCATCCAATTTATTTTAAGTGTGCAACCCGCAGCGGCGACATCCCATaaagattcaatttctttaaatcACACATTGCcatgtgctctagttccaccagaagatgacaagctttccctAATACTAACTGGCATGGAGACATTCCgctaggtgttttgtaagccgtctgaTAAGCCTATAATGCagcatcaagcttcttggaccaatccgtctgattagcattcaccgttttagacaagatactctttatctcctggttggagacttccacttgaccactaacttgtggatgatagggtgtgagtaacaccatacttgctaagaaaAGTGTCAAAACtcttgttgcaaaagtgtgaccccccatcgcttatgattgcacgtgaagtaccaaatcttgtaaaaatattcttcttcaagaaaaccactacacttctcgcctcattgttgggaaaGGCGACGACCTCAatccatttggacacataatccaccacgACCAAGATGTAAGTGTTTCCATaaaaactcacaaaaggacccataaaTTCAATGCCCCAAATattgaaaatatcaatctccaagatagttgtgagaggcatctcatttttctttgaaatttcaCTGGCCCATTGACATTCAGCACATCTTTTAACTAagtcacttgcatccttgtaaagagtaggccaatagaaaccacaactaagaaccttggccgtcgttcttgctccaccgtgatgaccaccatatgacgAAGAATGACAAGCACCAATAATATcgccttgctcttcttccgacaCACACCTTCTAATCAACCTatccgtacaaatccgaaaaaggtatggttcatcccaataataatcttgacaatctcttttgagcttcttcctttggttggaagagaactcattcggaatgattccactcacaagaaaatttgccaagtccgcaaaccatggcacctctttcattgaaattgccaaaagttgctcatcggggaaggagtcattgatttcaaggccatcatgtggcctcccctcctcctccaaatgagacaagtggtccgccacttggttttaactacctttcctatcttgaatgtcaatatcaaattcttgcaacaagAGTACCCATCTTATCAACCAGGCATTAGAATACTTTTTTCTCATAAGATAGCAAAGTGCCGCAAGATTTGTGTGGACActaacttttgcacccatcaagtacgggtgaAACATCTTTATTGCAAACACAATAGAAATGAGCTCTTTCTCCATAATGGTATAATTGGCTTGGGAAATATTCAtgatcttactagcatagtaaaccGGATAAAAAACTTTATTAATATGTTGCCCCAAAATAGCCCAAACcactacatcacttgcatcacaaaTGAGTTCAAAAGGtaaactccaatttggagcggtaatgataggagtagttgtcaacttgagcttcaatagttcaaaagctctcatacaatcatcattgaaatggaacttggcattcttctcaaggagcttgcacaatgggttcaccactttagagaaatctttgataaagCGCCGGTAGAAACCCGCATGGCCtaggaaactccgcacacccttcaccgaagttggtgATGAAatcttagaaatcacctcaatctccGCCTTGTCtacttcaattccattccttaAGAATTTATGgacaaggacaatgccttcttcAATCATGAAatagcatttctcccaattgaacACCcaagttggtctcttcacatctagccaataCTTTGtcaaaatttgcaagacaatcatcaaaagaatccccaaccaccgagaagtcctccatgaaaacttcaaggtagtcctccaccatattcatgaagatagccatcagacaccgttgaaaagtcatcggtatattgcacaaaccaaatggcattatcttgaaagcaaaagtaccacaggaacatgtaaaggttgttttctcttaatCTTCCGGAGCAATGAGAATTTAGTTGTAGCtcgagtacccatcaagaaaataatagaaagctCGGCCAGCCAATATATctagcatttgatctaagaaaggaagtagAACGCGATCCTTCCTTGTAACTTTGTTGAGTTTTCGATAATCCATACAAACCCTCTAATCGGTCACCATTctagtaggaatcaactcattcttatcattggtaaccaccgtcatggccccttctttgggacacattgaaccggagagatccatgaactatcggagatggggtagacaaccccaacatccaaccacttgataatctccttcttgaaaacttCTTGCATTGCCTCATTGAGTCttatttgatgttcaatggaaATTATagcaccatcctccaacttgatctcaTGTGTGCAAAAGGCGGGTCTTATACCCCGAAtgtccgccaaagtccacccagccttcttcctcttttgtaacaccgccaatgtggaatcaacctgcacattagtcaaataagaggagagaataaccggtaaagtataaaaatgccaagaaattcataccgaagttgtggaggcaatggcttcaactccaaagtaggtggctattcaatagaaggctttgtaggaggagttttcttATTCTCGagatccaaagataatttttggggtgcataattgtacgcCCCCCATTCCTTGAAAAGAATTCACATATTCTATGaaaccatccatctcgtcatcatcaaaattgagcaaaatggcttccaacatatcaccaacgtTGATTGTatcacttgtatcatcaataataacatcggtcaccaaatccacaaaagaacacacctcattgctatttggatGCCGCATAggcttacacacatggaataccaatTGTTCATCACCAATccgaaaagtgagttctccggcttccacgTCACAAAGAGCCTTatccgtagcaaggaaaggtctcccaaaaATGAtaggcacttcataatcaacttcacaatctagaataacaaagtccgccggaagaatgaacttatcaatccggaccaaaacatcttcaattACATCCAACGGCCTCTTCATACGATcagccatttgcaacctcatagaaaTGGGTCTTAATTTctcaattcccaaagttttgaaaaccgaatagggcatcaaatttatacttgcctcaagatcacaaagagctttagcaaactcggcactcccaattgtacaaggaatcgtgaaagcatcgCGATCCTCACTTAGGAGCCATGGAATGAACAATTACACTTacttgatgagtgaccttgatagttttaaaattcattgaccgcttcttagTCACAAGAtatttcataaactttgcataacaaggcatttgttccaaaacttctaccaatggcacattgattgaaatactcttcatcatttgaatgaacttcttgaattgattctcaccattttttttggaaagtctttgagggtagggaggtggaggcttaggcaatggtgacctagccttttgcactaccggttccggtaagTCAATGATGtgccctagacgggttcacctcctcttgagtctcgtcaacactatcatcaatatcaatctgaaccTCATCATTTGCTTGGACAACATTGtttgggatctcttcttcttgtaccacttggtCATCATCTACAAGTCGCCTTTCACTTGAGGTGAGTGCATTCCTGCCTCTTCCACTTCTTATGATAACCGCCATAGCATGCCCCATATTtttaccaccctttgggttcaccaccgtgtcacttggtagtgctcctttaggacgagaatttaaagcttgagagaattgccccatttgaacttctatattacggattgatgtgttgtgtgaggcaagttgggcatccgaattggCATTCTAGTCTATCATTTGATTAAACATATTCTCAATACGACCCATctcattatttgaagaacttgaaccatgggaaggataaggaggtgggttgctcggttgttgatatatTGGGAGCCTTTGAATAtccgacccccggttgccttgatggTTTCCCCAaccaccttgattgttgcctccccaattttcttagttgttaccactctaatttccttgattgttgttattatgttaatttccttgattgttagaactccaattgccttggtatTTTGtggccattgttgttgatttgagcCTTGGAAGTTATTTTTTTGTCCTtgaaaattattcacatattgAACTTCCTCTTCTGGATCatgataagaatcatcttgatcaaaaccactcTCATCTTGCACATAATTCTTCACTCGGGTTTACATTGGTGGACCATTGGTCCTCTTCTTATTCACCAAAATATTAAATCCTTCCATAGTATGAACTTGCATAGGAGCTTGCACTTGATTAAGTTGGGCCTTTTCTAGTTAAGTCATGGTTGTTGTAAATTAGCCAATGGCTTTTCCATGGTCTTGCAACTCTTTGTGGATGGTATAtcatgttgggatcaccttgtggaatatTAGCTCAGGATTGCCAAGCCGATAACATTTCCAACATCTCATCAAGAATTTCACACGCCTCCACGTACGGTGTTGTCATAAAGTTGCAACCGACTAATTGATTGACCACACATTGGTTTGTAGTATTGATACCAcggtagaaagtttgttgaatcatgttgttgatcttatcattgtttgggcactctttcaccattgttcgaTATCTCTCCCAAATTTCATGCAAGGGTTCATTAGGCTCTTGCTTGAACGCCAACATTTCATTCCGAAgagtagccatgtgcccggggGAGAAGAACATAGCAATAAAATTTTccaccaactcatcccaagtatgtattgaatggttcggcaaacgttCCTACCAATCTAAAGATTtaccccatagagagaagggaaaaagccttagtcTCAAAGCATCCTCAGAAATATtagtttgtttgctcccccaacatgtatccaCAAAGCCTTTCAAATATTTATACGCATTTTGACTTGGCGCACCGGTGAAAAAAActcgttgctcaagcaaagttaGCATAACATTAGTAATttaaaagttgcccgccctaatacgatAAGGGACTATTATACTAGAATAACCTTTGTTGGGAAATATCCGGCATTGTGCCGCATGTGGTTAAGGTGGTGGAGGTGGAGGTGGTACGATAACGTTGTCTTGTGGCACCCGGCCTAGCCGATTAGGTTGTGACACTTGAGGTACCTCATCGAGTTGTTCCTCCTCACTGTCCAAGTTTCCAATGGCATGTTTTAgagctcattgttcgccatgtttgtacctatgatttcttcaacaagttagtaacacagaagggaaagaagatatttcaaaaacaatactcaaatatatagctaacaccattaaAACACCCCGGAAAAGGTGAAAAAAATTGATCCACgcccaatccacactcaataatgagtgaaaacggtcgttgaaaaaatagtacccaacaagtatcGGGGTCGATATCCACTAGGAGTTAAATATAGGTGTTAGGGTGTACACATGATGAGCTTAGATGAAATAGCTCAATTACACTTTCAAATAAGAGGGTTTTGTTATCTACTTCTAAAAGTAACACTAGCAATAATCAACTAAGGAAAGGAGATTGGAAAAAGAgtaattgtttttgttatttttatcaaatgggtaaaaggcctagggatgtagCATTCACCTAGGTGTTAGCCTAATGGATAAATTACGTTAATACTTGTTTTAGTGATCGGGGTAtattataactctcaactctaaattacccacgcAATACATCTCGGTTATAGAGTGATTTTAAtcaaattggctttctcaagcccaattgggtatcaattcaaatagttgatatgagcacAACTCGGATTTTCCCTATCTCCAGTTCAAACTCTTTAATTAGGCTAGCCAGACCTTAACTAGtccaatttcttattagccaagttttccttgACTAAGTCCATCCTtttcaagtaagaaccaagtAAAAGAGGCaagaatcaatgtttgcaatcattaattctagaattaatgcatgaacaaggctaaataataaatacccaatcataaacaagtattaGATTatttacccataaggtttacacactagggtttaCTCACAACCCTagagaaaatctagctactcataatagaaatcgaaaaaaaacaaagaagaagaactaattaaagccataataaaaaattaaattgataaattaatATTTCTTCGCCCAAAATGGTCACAAATTACCCAAAGTAGTAAAGTATGACGGCTACAGCACTAAAAACTATCAAACATGCCCTAAAAAGGTATTttccgtctatttatagtggcccaaaatttaCTGACAAAAATGCCATTCGGaaggttctgcggctgcacaattccatgtgcggtctgcacttttcttGGCTCAGGTGGAGGATTTTTGCATCCGCACAATTTAGTCTCCGCCTGCACTTAGTTTCTGCGGCTGCACTTTTTCTTTTGCGGCTGCACTTTTGGCAAGGCTTCACACTTGGTcgttttgcacactctctgaactttttgaattcttatCAGTGCGACCATGTTTTGCGGCCGAACAAATTGTGTGTGGTCTGCACTTTTCCAATCATCCTCTAAGCTTCAGCACAAgatttgcggccgcaaaattccttACGCGGATTGCACTTTTGGAATGCTGCACTCCTTCTTGCTTTATGAGCCGTAATACTCCTTTTTTAGTTAGATTTCTTCGTTGAGGTTCAATTCTCCAATATTCCTGTAATTtacacaattttattagttttgggaacgAAAATCAACATtttcggactaaaactaaagcaagaaagtactaataagtggttaaaatccacacttatcacgCAACCGCATAGGGTTAAGAGCTAGTTCTTCATAGCGTTCGTGTGGCTATGTCGTGATTGCGCTGAAGGACTGTGTTTGGTATAAATAAGCTGATTTCGGGATCTATTTCATTATACCACCATTTGTTAATATTTCGAGCtcgattttggggatttgagctaGGATTGTACCAATCAATATGAAGTAAGTGTTCTAAATCATATTATGAAATTATATC
Encoded proteins:
- the LOC138907850 gene encoding uncharacterized protein — protein: MADRMKRPLDVIEDVLVRIDKFILPADFVILDCEVDYEVPIIFGRPFLATDKALCDVEAGELTFRIGDEQLVFHVCKPMRHPNSNEVCSFVDLVTDVIIDDTSDTINVGDMLEAILLNFDDDEMDGFIEYVDSTLAVLQKRKKAGWTLADIRGIRPAFCTHEIKLEDGAIISIEHQIRLNEAMQEVFKKEIIKWLDVGVVYPISDSSWISPYWLDVKRPTWVFNWEKCYFMIEEGIVLVHKFLRNGIEVDKAEIEVISKISSPTSVKGVRSFLGHAGFYRRFIKDFSKVLKLTTTPIITAPNWSLPFELICDASDVVVWAILGQHINKVFYPVYYASKIMNISQANYTIMEKELISIVFAIKMFHPYLMGAKVSVHTNLAALCYLMRKKLIRRCVSEEEQGDIIGACHSSSYGGHHGGARTTAKVLSCGFYWPTLYKDASDLVKRCAECQWASEISKKNEMPLTTILEIDIFNIWGIEFMGPFTMFRSRGYGKTAKGRGESSRG